One Edaphobacter bradus DNA window includes the following coding sequences:
- a CDS encoding Ppx/GppA phosphatase family protein — protein MPTFAAVDIGSNSCRLKIASVHMHRLKTLHEDREVTRLGESVFQTGVISPEAMAATIRALKRFHKAVQMHASDKVRVVATSALRDARNADAFTEWVRSATGWHVEVISGLEEGRLIHLGVVTHEVGARGRCLMIDLGGGSCEVTLSDGGRVKSMVSMPLGAVRLTEFLPTDPPAKEDVARLKQLIDREIKKAERKIGAPRVGLVIATSGTAAALAEASGHAARKTAAKKTLQKKRLEHVGALTATTDEVRRITDRFVKMTNEQRAVIPGIGPRRSEIIVGGALVYTNLMERLGLKSFRYSPLGLRDGVLAQMLGDVDLRASVHQKIESERWAGVLEVCRRYGIDLKLTEPVREHVVQLFNALAKVHELPEEYRLWLESAAMMQDVGKFMNHQGNHRHTQYILANSEIFGFSPEQRAIVSALARYLGKTRPDAMDRVMRTIPLEEHTHVVRGIVLLRLAVALNQDRASATVRLRIHVYPRRVLLELVPGRGGAELEAWSLKKEAAYFREIFRRELFVEVA, from the coding sequence ATGCCGACGTTTGCCGCAGTTGATATTGGGTCGAATTCTTGTCGGCTGAAGATTGCTTCGGTCCACATGCACAGACTGAAGACGTTGCATGAAGACCGGGAGGTTACACGGCTCGGAGAGAGCGTCTTTCAGACGGGCGTGATCTCTCCGGAGGCGATGGCGGCGACGATCCGCGCGCTGAAGCGGTTTCATAAAGCGGTGCAGATGCACGCGTCGGACAAGGTCCGCGTGGTGGCGACGAGCGCTCTGCGGGATGCGCGGAATGCAGATGCGTTCACGGAGTGGGTGCGTTCGGCGACGGGATGGCATGTGGAGGTGATCTCGGGGCTGGAGGAGGGCCGGCTGATTCACCTGGGAGTGGTAACCCATGAGGTGGGCGCGCGGGGCCGGTGCCTGATGATCGACCTGGGTGGCGGAAGCTGCGAGGTGACGCTGTCAGATGGAGGGCGGGTCAAGTCGATGGTCAGCATGCCGCTGGGAGCGGTGCGGCTGACGGAGTTTCTGCCGACGGACCCTCCGGCGAAGGAGGATGTGGCGCGGCTGAAGCAGTTGATCGATCGCGAGATCAAGAAGGCGGAGCGGAAGATTGGCGCACCGCGGGTGGGGCTGGTGATTGCGACCTCAGGAACGGCTGCGGCCCTGGCCGAGGCCAGTGGTCATGCGGCGAGGAAGACGGCCGCGAAGAAGACGCTCCAAAAGAAGCGGCTGGAGCACGTGGGAGCTTTGACTGCAACGACGGATGAGGTTCGGCGGATTACCGACCGCTTTGTGAAGATGACGAACGAGCAGCGCGCAGTGATTCCGGGGATCGGGCCGCGGAGGTCGGAGATCATTGTGGGCGGTGCGCTGGTGTACACGAACCTGATGGAGCGGTTGGGGCTGAAGAGCTTTCGATACTCTCCGCTGGGGCTGCGGGACGGTGTGCTGGCGCAGATGCTGGGCGATGTCGATCTGCGGGCCTCAGTGCACCAGAAGATTGAGAGTGAGCGCTGGGCCGGAGTGCTGGAGGTCTGCCGGAGATACGGGATCGACCTGAAGCTGACGGAACCGGTGCGGGAGCACGTGGTGCAGTTGTTCAATGCGCTGGCGAAGGTGCACGAGCTGCCGGAGGAGTACAGGCTGTGGCTGGAGTCGGCGGCGATGATGCAGGACGTCGGCAAATTCATGAACCACCAGGGGAATCACCGACACACGCAGTACATTCTGGCGAACTCGGAGATCTTCGGGTTTTCGCCGGAGCAGCGGGCGATTGTGAGCGCGCTGGCACGGTACCTGGGCAAGACGCGGCCGGACGCGATGGACAGGGTGATGCGGACGATTCCGCTGGAGGAGCACACGCATGTGGTGCGGGGAATCGTGCTGCTTCGGCTGGCGGTGGCGCTGAACCAGGACAGGGCAAGCGCGACGGTGCGGCTGAGGATCCATGTGTATCCCAGACGGGTGCTGCTGGAGTTGGTTCCCGGGCGCGGCGGGGCGGAGTTGGAGGCGTGGTCGCTGAAGAAGGAGGCGGCTTACTTCCGCGAGATCTTCCGGCGTGAGCTCTTCGTCGAGGTGGCGTAG
- a CDS encoding SixA phosphatase family protein — MNLFILRHASAGIRRVNPLLDVKRPLDKEGKRHCLQLAHVLNALKIQFDLVVSSPLKRSLQTASLVSNETGYESQILLSKSLAPEASLQDFHRLLSDCRDYENVLVVGHNPNLTLFLSSLLVPASAAVNPQVRLRKGTIARLSYSRSPATLTWLLDSRTVRALYATSTKSSRRKISRK; from the coding sequence ATGAACCTCTTCATCCTTCGGCACGCCAGCGCCGGAATCCGACGAGTCAATCCACTGCTGGACGTCAAACGCCCTCTCGATAAGGAGGGCAAGCGCCACTGCCTCCAGCTCGCGCATGTCCTCAACGCCCTGAAGATTCAGTTTGACCTTGTCGTCTCGAGCCCCCTCAAGCGCAGCCTCCAGACCGCGTCACTCGTCAGCAACGAAACCGGCTACGAGTCGCAGATCCTGCTCTCCAAATCACTGGCTCCCGAAGCCTCTCTCCAGGACTTCCACAGGCTTCTCTCCGACTGCCGCGACTACGAGAACGTCCTCGTCGTCGGCCACAACCCCAACCTCACCCTCTTCCTCAGCTCGCTCCTGGTTCCAGCCTCAGCCGCTGTCAACCCGCAGGTACGGCTGCGCAAAGGCACGATCGCACGCCTCTCCTACTCACGCAGCCCGGCCACGCTGACCTGGCTGCTCGACTCCCGCACCGTCCGAGCCCTCTACGCCACCTCGACGAAGAGCTCACGCCGGAAGATCTCGCGGAAGTAA
- a CDS encoding class I SAM-dependent methyltransferase → MKPRQPNFDRIARPYRALEHLTLGRALERTRLHYLPAVTHATNALVLGDGDGRFLAHLLAANPRLHATAIDTSAAMLRLLRQRCDAAVLDADLRLRPLQCDALAFTPSETYDLIVTHFFLDCLSQSELDSLVSRIAPSLAPRALWLLSDFRIPPGRRAPAARVFVRGLYLAFRILTGLRASRLPDHATPLTRSGLTCIARHHSLGGILTTELWQTPAPSQTA, encoded by the coding sequence ATGAAGCCGCGGCAACCCAACTTCGACCGCATCGCCCGCCCTTATCGCGCCCTCGAGCACCTCACGCTCGGCCGCGCCCTCGAACGCACTCGCCTTCACTACCTTCCTGCCGTCACCCACGCTACCAATGCTCTCGTCCTCGGCGACGGAGACGGCCGTTTCCTCGCGCATCTCCTCGCCGCGAACCCACGCCTTCACGCCACCGCGATCGATACCAGCGCCGCCATGCTCCGGCTCCTCCGCCAGCGATGCGATGCAGCCGTCCTCGACGCAGACCTGCGCCTCCGCCCCCTCCAATGCGACGCACTCGCCTTCACTCCATCCGAAACCTACGACCTCATCGTCACCCACTTCTTTCTCGACTGCCTCTCGCAATCCGAGCTCGACTCTCTCGTCAGCCGCATCGCTCCATCGCTCGCACCCCGGGCACTCTGGCTCCTCTCTGACTTCCGAATCCCACCCGGCCGGCGCGCACCCGCCGCGCGGGTCTTCGTCCGCGGACTCTACCTCGCCTTCCGCATCCTCACTGGACTGCGCGCCAGCCGCCTTCCCGATCACGCCACACCCCTCACTCGCTCCGGCCTCACCTGCATTGCCCGCCACCACAGCCTCGGAGGCATTCTGACAACCGAACTCTGGCAAACCCCTGCACCATCGCAGACGGCTTAG
- a CDS encoding 1,4-alpha-glucan branching protein domain-containing protein gives MAQASSTAEKRRPAGYLTFTLHAHLPYVVNHGTWPHGMEWLHEAAAETYLPLLRVLRNLERDKIRFNCNLSLSPILLEQFSHPIFIAEFPKYLTRKIVAAREDEAYFTQSGEAHLADTARFWHRFFTQAIEDFRALNGSIISGFRHFNDTGLIEIITSCATHGYLPLLGTDESVRAQIRTAVSTHIRYFDRPPRGIWTPECGYRPAGSWNHPVSFADGTQPPPSFDRIGVEQALSESGIDFFVVDTHLVEEGHRVPSPYELLKGDVPVNAPAEQMTQASHRTLYQPYYVDGPYDKQHATTIFPRDPRTGLQVWSGDFGYPGDALYLDFHKKRWPGGHRYWRVTGHKVDMGDKQPYYPQQAAEQVQTHASHFVHLVHEALKPGLGDAIPPILSAPFDAELFGHWWFEGPLWLEAVARILHDYNTDVQFISGSEYLDQYPRAGLIAMHEGSWGAEGNNNVWMNPDTSWTYTYIYPAELYTREVATAGLWRNSALGKRIAQQLCRELLLLESSDWQSLITTGAARDYAEVRFITHNEQFNEVKAIWQAFESDGKLTDAQETRLSEIEERDKIFPDIDPGFWAAGAKQEREQARGKNPAEATPHSAAKATA, from the coding sequence TTGGCGCAGGCATCCTCCACCGCAGAGAAGCGACGACCGGCAGGCTATCTCACCTTCACCCTGCATGCTCATTTGCCCTACGTCGTCAACCACGGCACCTGGCCGCATGGCATGGAGTGGCTCCACGAGGCTGCCGCCGAGACATATCTCCCGCTTCTCCGCGTCCTGCGCAATCTTGAGCGCGACAAGATCCGTTTCAACTGCAACCTCAGTCTCTCGCCGATCCTGCTCGAGCAGTTCTCGCACCCGATCTTCATCGCGGAGTTTCCCAAATACCTCACCCGCAAGATCGTCGCCGCGCGCGAGGACGAGGCCTACTTCACGCAGTCCGGCGAAGCCCACCTCGCAGACACGGCCCGCTTCTGGCACCGTTTCTTCACCCAGGCGATCGAGGACTTCCGCGCCCTCAACGGCAGCATCATCTCCGGCTTCCGCCACTTCAACGACACCGGACTCATCGAGATCATCACCAGCTGCGCGACCCACGGCTACCTGCCTCTACTGGGAACCGACGAGAGCGTCCGCGCGCAGATTCGCACTGCTGTTAGCACTCACATACGCTACTTTGACCGCCCTCCGCGCGGCATCTGGACACCTGAGTGCGGCTACCGCCCCGCCGGCTCCTGGAACCACCCGGTCTCCTTCGCCGATGGCACGCAGCCACCTCCCAGCTTCGACCGCATCGGCGTCGAACAAGCACTCTCGGAGTCTGGCATCGACTTCTTCGTCGTTGACACTCATCTCGTCGAGGAGGGCCACCGTGTCCCCTCGCCCTACGAGCTGTTGAAGGGCGACGTCCCCGTCAACGCTCCAGCCGAGCAGATGACGCAAGCCTCCCATCGCACGCTCTATCAGCCCTACTACGTCGATGGCCCCTACGATAAGCAGCACGCAACAACGATCTTCCCGCGCGATCCTCGCACCGGCCTCCAGGTCTGGTCCGGCGATTTCGGCTACCCCGGCGACGCCCTCTATCTCGACTTCCACAAGAAGCGCTGGCCCGGAGGACACCGCTACTGGCGCGTCACCGGCCACAAAGTCGACATGGGCGATAAGCAGCCCTACTATCCCCAGCAGGCCGCCGAGCAGGTACAGACCCACGCTTCGCACTTCGTCCATCTCGTCCACGAAGCGCTCAAGCCCGGCCTCGGCGATGCCATTCCGCCTATCCTCTCCGCTCCCTTCGACGCCGAGCTCTTCGGCCACTGGTGGTTCGAGGGGCCGCTCTGGCTTGAGGCCGTCGCGCGTATCCTTCACGACTACAACACCGACGTGCAGTTCATTAGCGGTTCCGAGTACCTCGATCAATATCCCCGCGCCGGCTTGATCGCCATGCACGAGGGCTCCTGGGGAGCCGAGGGCAACAACAACGTCTGGATGAACCCGGACACGAGCTGGACCTACACCTACATCTACCCTGCAGAGCTCTACACCCGCGAGGTCGCAACCGCCGGCCTCTGGCGCAACTCCGCTCTCGGCAAGCGCATCGCACAGCAGCTCTGCCGCGAGCTTCTCCTGCTCGAGTCTTCCGACTGGCAGTCCCTCATCACCACTGGCGCGGCCCGTGACTATGCCGAAGTCCGCTTCATCACCCACAATGAGCAGTTCAACGAGGTCAAGGCCATCTGGCAGGCCTTCGAGTCCGACGGCAAGCTTACCGATGCGCAGGAGACGCGCCTCAGCGAGATCGAGGAGCGCGACAAAATCTTCCCCGACATCGACCCCGGCTTCTGGGCGGCAGGCGCAAAGCAGGAACGCGAACAAGCCCGGGGTAAAAACCCGGCCGAAGCCACTCCCCACTCCGCAGCCAAAGCCACAGCCTGA
- a CDS encoding BON domain-containing protein, with translation MDNHRLGLTSRSFVAITALALALSVSGCKSSTSPTPPTDATMSSGLQSRISGDSALSSESIQSSVQNGVATLNGTVSSEAARSLAAADASQVPGVKTVVNDLTVQAPTPAPVAAVAPAPEPATPAKQPKAPKPVASRPERSPAPAPIEHTPVVAAAPPPPAPAAPAPPPPPAFKNVTIPAGTVIPVRITQTLDSATAQVGQSFSGTVATDIMADGLVAIRQGTTVSGRVSAAQEAAHYKGNSLLTIELVSINRHGDSLAVSTEPYSVQGKGRGKNTAEKVGGGAAVGAILGGILGGGKGAAIGAAAGGGVGAGANTITRGEQVQIASESLVNFHLTNTLAVRASTSSTLSTTGNSTGQRRPLTPADAPQDQPQ, from the coding sequence ATGGATAACCATCGTTTAGGCCTGACATCACGTTCCTTCGTAGCCATCACAGCCCTTGCGCTCGCGCTCTCTGTGTCCGGCTGCAAGAGCTCAACCTCCCCCACTCCCCCCACTGACGCGACCATGAGCTCTGGCCTTCAGAGCCGCATCTCTGGCGACAGCGCGCTCAGCAGCGAATCGATCCAGTCCTCCGTTCAGAACGGCGTCGCCACCCTCAACGGCACCGTCAGCAGCGAGGCTGCCCGCTCGCTCGCCGCGGCTGACGCCTCCCAGGTCCCAGGCGTAAAGACCGTGGTCAACGACCTCACGGTCCAGGCGCCCACTCCCGCTCCCGTAGCGGCTGTCGCTCCCGCACCGGAACCGGCAACTCCCGCGAAGCAGCCGAAGGCCCCGAAACCAGTAGCGAGCAGGCCAGAGCGCTCCCCCGCCCCAGCTCCGATTGAGCACACGCCTGTTGTCGCGGCAGCGCCACCGCCGCCAGCGCCCGCTGCTCCGGCACCTCCTCCGCCGCCGGCCTTCAAGAACGTCACAATCCCTGCAGGAACAGTCATTCCCGTCCGCATCACGCAGACGCTTGACAGTGCGACGGCGCAGGTTGGCCAGTCCTTCTCCGGAACCGTCGCCACCGACATCATGGCGGACGGTCTCGTGGCCATCCGTCAGGGCACCACAGTCTCCGGACGCGTCTCCGCTGCGCAGGAGGCTGCTCACTACAAGGGCAACTCCCTGCTGACCATCGAGCTCGTCAGCATCAACCGCCACGGCGATTCTCTCGCCGTCTCCACCGAACCCTATAGCGTTCAGGGTAAGGGACGCGGCAAGAACACCGCTGAGAAGGTCGGCGGCGGCGCGGCCGTAGGCGCTATCCTCGGCGGAATCCTCGGTGGCGGCAAAGGCGCGGCCATCGGCGCAGCAGCCGGAGGCGGCGTCGGAGCCGGAGCCAATACCATCACTCGAGGAGAGCAGGTTCAGATCGCCTCCGAGAGCCTTGTCAACTTCCACCTGACCAACACGCTGGCTGTTCGGGCCTCTACCTCGAGCACACTCAGCACAACTGGAAACTCCACCGGCCAGCGGCGTCCCTTGACCCCGGCGGACGCTCCTCAGGACCAACCGCAGTAA
- a CDS encoding YtxH domain-containing protein, with product MSDRDSGSSGLGWFLAGLGLGALAGVLYAPKAGKETREDLKASALDAKERAAVLAQQGKDRAAEYAEQGRQQLNDYVDRGKDYYERGRTQWSQYVERGKGLVQEQQGKVSAAIDAGKEAYVSATRETQS from the coding sequence ATGTCGGACAGAGACAGTGGATCTAGCGGATTGGGATGGTTTCTTGCAGGGCTGGGACTCGGGGCGCTGGCGGGCGTGCTTTACGCACCTAAGGCCGGCAAAGAGACGCGCGAGGACCTGAAGGCCAGCGCGCTCGACGCCAAGGAGAGGGCCGCTGTGCTGGCCCAGCAGGGCAAAGACCGGGCTGCGGAGTACGCCGAGCAGGGCAGGCAGCAGCTCAACGATTATGTGGACCGCGGCAAAGACTATTATGAGCGCGGTCGCACGCAGTGGTCGCAGTATGTCGAGCGCGGCAAGGGACTGGTGCAGGAGCAGCAGGGCAAGGTTTCGGCCGCGATTGACGCAGGCAAGGAAGCCTATGTGAGCGCCACGCGCGAGACTCAATCGTAG
- the mnmA gene encoding tRNA 2-thiouridine(34) synthase MnmA, with the protein MPTELNNTIAVAMSGGVDSSTVAAILRAQGHNLVGLTLQLWNQRRLAGHEGMPESVQGRCCSLDDVYDARAVAEQLGIPYYVVNQQERFEADVVKPFVSEYLAGRTPIPCTLCNNHLKFDQLLLTARQIGADRIATGHYARNRFDAARNRWILSRPADHTKDQTYFLFGLTQDQLSRTLFPLGEMEKPQVRQIASDSGLYVANKPDSQEICFIPGGDYNLFLKAYLEEQNEPMPDLSGELVTTTGEVIGHHQGIHSFTVGQRKGLGLTSHNPLYVLAIHPDSHQVTVGTDDDLLSNELIADRLNWISIPDLAQRESLRITAKIRHRHTPAPATLTGAGNGRVRAIFDEPQRAITPGQAAVFYQEDEVVGGGWITAA; encoded by the coding sequence ATGCCGACAGAGCTCAACAACACGATCGCCGTAGCCATGTCTGGAGGAGTCGACTCCTCCACCGTTGCGGCCATCCTGCGTGCTCAGGGCCATAACCTCGTCGGCCTGACCCTCCAGCTCTGGAACCAGCGCCGCCTCGCCGGACATGAGGGAATGCCCGAGTCCGTTCAGGGCCGCTGCTGCTCCCTCGACGACGTCTACGACGCCCGCGCCGTAGCCGAGCAGCTCGGAATCCCCTACTACGTCGTCAACCAGCAGGAGCGTTTCGAGGCAGATGTGGTGAAGCCCTTCGTCAGCGAGTACCTCGCGGGACGCACGCCCATCCCCTGCACCCTCTGCAACAACCACCTCAAGTTCGATCAGCTGCTGCTCACCGCCCGCCAGATCGGCGCTGACCGCATCGCCACCGGCCACTACGCGCGCAACCGCTTCGACGCCGCTCGCAACCGCTGGATTCTCTCGCGCCCCGCCGACCACACTAAGGACCAAACGTATTTCCTGTTTGGTCTGACTCAAGACCAGCTCTCACGAACTCTCTTCCCTCTCGGCGAGATGGAGAAGCCGCAGGTCCGCCAGATCGCCTCCGACTCCGGTCTCTACGTCGCCAACAAGCCCGACTCGCAGGAGATCTGCTTCATCCCCGGCGGCGACTACAACCTCTTCCTCAAGGCCTACCTCGAGGAGCAGAACGAGCCCATGCCCGACCTCTCCGGAGAACTCGTCACCACCACCGGCGAAGTCATCGGCCACCATCAGGGTATCCACAGCTTCACCGTTGGCCAGCGCAAGGGGCTCGGCCTCACCAGCCACAACCCGCTCTACGTCCTCGCCATCCACCCGGACTCCCACCAGGTCACCGTAGGCACCGACGACGATCTCCTCTCCAACGAGCTCATCGCCGACCGCCTCAACTGGATCTCCATCCCCGATCTCGCGCAGCGCGAATCGCTCCGCATCACCGCAAAGATCCGTCACCGCCACACGCCCGCCCCCGCTACGCTCACTGGCGCAGGCAACGGCCGCGTCCGCGCCATCTTCGACGAGCCGCAGCGAGCCATCACCCCCGGCCAGGCCGCCGTCTTCTATCAGGAAGACGAGGTCGTCGGAGGCGGCTGGATCACCGCAGCATAA
- a CDS encoding glycine zipper family protein encodes MRILVTISVAAVLPLFAATQNPPTATPSPTSSPAKSVGMYVYPKSKQSAEQQQKDETDCYASAKQNSGVDPQAPAAPASTQAAQESKGAPKGGAVKGSAKGAAGGAAIGAIAGDAGTGAAVGATAGAVAGRRAQKKANKAAEQQAQQAQQQAQAQATAQHQASLDTFKRAFSACMDARGYSVQ; translated from the coding sequence ATGAGAATTCTTGTGACTATCTCGGTTGCGGCCGTGTTGCCGTTGTTTGCTGCTACACAGAATCCCCCGACTGCTACCCCATCTCCAACTTCGTCTCCGGCGAAGAGCGTCGGGATGTATGTCTATCCGAAGTCGAAGCAAAGTGCAGAGCAGCAACAGAAAGACGAGACCGATTGCTATGCCTCGGCGAAGCAGAATTCCGGAGTGGATCCTCAGGCTCCGGCTGCTCCAGCGTCGACCCAGGCCGCACAAGAGAGCAAAGGAGCCCCGAAGGGAGGAGCCGTAAAAGGGTCTGCGAAGGGCGCGGCAGGGGGAGCTGCTATTGGCGCAATTGCCGGCGATGCCGGGACAGGTGCTGCGGTTGGCGCAACTGCGGGAGCGGTGGCGGGACGGCGCGCCCAGAAGAAAGCCAACAAGGCAGCGGAGCAGCAAGCACAGCAAGCCCAGCAACAAGCGCAGGCTCAGGCTACCGCTCAGCACCAGGCTTCATTGGACACCTTCAAGCGCGCGTTTTCGGCATGCATGGATGCCCGCGGCTATTCGGTCCAGTGA
- a CDS encoding zinc-dependent alcohol dehydrogenase family protein, whose protein sequence is MKAWQLTGFGLDHLVLNDIPKPEPGPDEVLVRVSAVSLNYRDKLLCDGKYNPHLELPITQVADAVGEVVALGTGVTRFRPGDRVVTNYCTRWIDGQPTSKETLYSLGNTLPGALAEFLALTEDALAAAPAYLTDEEAAALPCAALTAWYALVEKGQLHAGQTVLIQGTGGVSLFGLQIAAALGATVIVTSSSDEKLARVKALGATHTINYSRTPNWENEALALTGKQGVDHILEVVGGKNLAQSIEALKPGGQISIIGILDGFDSTIALFSLIKKQAVLRGISVGPRRALEDMLRKFDELKLRPFIDSVYAFNDARAAYDRLEKGAFGKIVIRVRD, encoded by the coding sequence ATGAAGGCATGGCAACTCACTGGCTTCGGTCTCGATCACCTCGTCCTCAACGACATTCCCAAGCCCGAGCCCGGTCCCGACGAAGTCCTCGTCCGCGTCTCCGCTGTCTCGCTCAACTACCGCGACAAGCTCCTCTGCGACGGCAAGTACAACCCGCATCTTGAACTCCCCATCACCCAGGTCGCCGATGCCGTCGGTGAAGTCGTCGCCCTCGGCACAGGAGTCACCCGCTTCCGCCCTGGCGACCGCGTCGTCACCAACTACTGCACCCGCTGGATCGACGGCCAACCCACGAGTAAGGAGACTCTCTACTCCCTCGGCAACACCCTACCCGGCGCGCTTGCTGAATTCCTCGCCCTCACCGAAGACGCACTCGCCGCAGCTCCCGCCTACCTCACCGATGAAGAGGCCGCAGCCCTCCCCTGCGCCGCCCTCACCGCCTGGTACGCTCTCGTCGAAAAGGGCCAGCTCCACGCAGGACAAACCGTCCTCATCCAGGGAACCGGCGGCGTCTCGCTCTTCGGCCTCCAAATCGCCGCCGCCCTCGGCGCAACAGTCATTGTCACCTCATCCAGCGACGAAAAACTCGCCCGGGTCAAAGCCCTCGGAGCAACCCACACCATCAACTACTCCCGCACTCCGAACTGGGAGAACGAAGCCCTCGCCCTCACCGGCAAACAAGGTGTCGACCACATCCTCGAAGTCGTCGGCGGCAAAAACCTTGCGCAGTCCATCGAGGCCCTCAAACCCGGCGGCCAGATCTCCATCATCGGAATCCTGGACGGCTTCGACTCAACCATCGCCCTCTTCTCCCTCATCAAAAAGCAGGCCGTCCTTCGCGGAATCTCCGTCGGTCCCCGCCGCGCCCTGGAAGACATGCTCCGCAAATTCGACGAGCTCAAACTCCGCCCTTTCATCGACAGCGTCTACGCTTTCAATGACGCACGTGCGGCCTACGACCGCCTGGAAAAAGGAGCCTTCGGCAAAATTGTTATCCGCGTCCGCGACTGA
- a CDS encoding ArsR/SmtB family transcription factor, giving the protein MPIFLPKEPERKELLLTAILYALSDEVRLGIVRQLAERGEQACGVFEVDRPKSSLSHHFRVLRESGVVSTRKDGKTLLNTLRREDLDARFPGLLGAVLEDGNNAKKRRAPVS; this is encoded by the coding sequence ATGCCGATATTTCTGCCGAAGGAGCCTGAAAGGAAGGAGTTGCTGCTGACGGCGATTCTGTATGCGCTGAGCGATGAAGTACGGCTGGGAATTGTGCGTCAACTAGCGGAGCGCGGGGAGCAGGCTTGCGGCGTGTTCGAGGTGGATCGGCCGAAGTCGTCGTTGTCGCATCATTTTCGCGTGCTGCGTGAGTCGGGTGTGGTGTCGACGCGGAAGGATGGAAAGACGCTGCTGAATACGTTGCGGCGGGAGGATTTGGATGCTCGGTTTCCTGGGCTGCTGGGGGCGGTGCTGGAGGATGGGAACAATGCGAAGAAGAGGCGTGCTCCGGTGAGTTGA
- a CDS encoding pentapeptide repeat-containing protein, producing MSRGRPRWIVPFIAFEWMWEWVAFLLSKWSFLEVLEYLGSFSMLVAVIFYFSESGNRIKQRHYQAWQVINTAQGKGGSGGRIEALQELNADKVPLVGVDVSSAFLQGLKLEHANLLRADFSAADLRGSDLESADFTSADLHSANFRGSNLENASFEDADMKGADLSGANLSGANLDGADLSNADLTDADLRNIRWKGLRNIKGANIAEVKNAPDGFVEWALKEGAVQTNKDQ from the coding sequence ATGAGTCGTGGAAGACCCCGTTGGATTGTTCCGTTCATTGCATTTGAATGGATGTGGGAGTGGGTTGCCTTTCTTTTGAGCAAATGGAGTTTTCTGGAAGTTCTCGAATACCTTGGAAGCTTCTCGATGCTGGTGGCGGTCATCTTCTACTTCAGCGAGTCCGGCAACCGCATCAAGCAGCGACACTATCAGGCCTGGCAGGTCATCAACACGGCGCAAGGCAAAGGCGGCAGCGGCGGCCGCATCGAGGCACTGCAGGAACTGAACGCAGACAAAGTCCCCCTCGTAGGAGTCGACGTGTCGTCTGCATTCCTGCAAGGTCTGAAACTTGAGCACGCGAATCTTCTGCGAGCCGACTTCAGCGCAGCCGATCTGCGTGGCAGCGATCTCGAATCCGCAGACTTCACCAGCGCCGATCTGCATTCCGCGAACTTCCGCGGAAGCAATCTCGAAAATGCGTCCTTCGAGGACGCTGACATGAAAGGTGCTGATTTATCGGGAGCCAATCTCTCCGGCGCCAATCTCGACGGTGCGGATCTCAGCAATGCGGATCTGACTGATGCCGACCTGCGAAACATTCGATGGAAGGGACTGAGGAACATCAAAGGTGCAAACATCGCCGAAGTAAAAAATGCGCCGGATGGATTCGTCGAGTGGGCGCTCAAAGAGGGCGCAGTGCAGACAAACAAGGATCAATAA
- a CDS encoding ArsR/SmtB family transcription factor, with product MVKSNALRLDAIFHALSDSTRRAILRDVAAKEKTVGEVARPYAMSLAAVSKHLKVLEEAELIARRRRGSFQIVRLNAKSLRPAEEWLAFYEKFWNERIDALQSYLEEGEGDGDKRG from the coding sequence ATGGTTAAGTCGAATGCATTACGGTTAGACGCTATCTTTCATGCATTGTCGGACTCGACGCGGCGAGCGATCCTGCGTGACGTTGCGGCGAAGGAGAAGACGGTGGGTGAGGTGGCGAGGCCTTATGCGATGTCGCTTGCAGCTGTCTCGAAGCACCTGAAGGTGCTGGAGGAGGCGGAGTTGATTGCGCGGCGGCGGAGGGGAAGTTTTCAGATCGTTCGGTTGAATGCGAAGAGCCTGAGGCCAGCGGAGGAGTGGCTGGCCTTCTACGAAAAGTTCTGGAACGAGCGGATCGACGCTCTCCAGAGTTACCTGGAAGAAGGAGAAGGCGATGGCGACAAGCGTGGTTGA